GGTTTCCAGAAATGGGTGCGCTCGCGCTCGATGAGGGTGACCTGGACGCGGCCCTTGCGGCCATACCGATTGCCCAGTTGCGTGGCGAGTTCGAGGCCGGCGGCACCGCCGCCGACGATGACGATCTGGTGAATTTTTTGTTCGGTCATATCACCTTCCCAGGGTTGAGCAGGCCGCGCGGATCGAGCGCCTGCTTGATCGCTCGCATCAGCTCCATCTCAAGTGGCGGCTTGACCCGGCTGGCGAGTTCGCGGCGCAACTGTCCGACGCCGTGCTCCGCTGCGAACGAGCCGCGATGGCGTTCGACCGCGCCGAAGACGATGTCGTTGATTTCCTGCTCGAGGGCGAACGCGACGTGCGGCGGCGTGTCCGCGACGGTGCCGACGTTGTAGTGCAGATTGCCGTCGCCGAGGTGGCCGAACGCGAAGGCCTGCAGACCGTGATGGAGCGTCGCCAGGGCGGTCGCGGTTTCGGCGAGAAACGGCGCCCAGGCTTCGAGCGGCAGGGAGATGTCGTGCTTGACGTTGCCGCCCGCGCGCGTCTGCGCCTCGGGTACCGATTCGCGCAGACGCCACAGGTCCGCGCAGTCCGCGAGCGTGCGCGCGACCACGGCATCGCGCGCGATTCCCGCTTCGATCGCCTGCGCGCAGAGCCCCTCGAGACCGGCGGCCGCGTGGTCATCGCTTTCGTGATCGGTCCATTCCAGCAGGGCCAGCCACGGGTGTGGCGTCGCGAAGGGGCGCCGCCTTCCGGGGCCTTCGCGCCCGACCAGTTCGACGGCCGGCTCGGACAGCACTTCGAATGCCGTCAGGGCCGGTCCCGCCTGCGCGCGCGCCTGCGCCAGCAGCGCCAGCGCCGCGTCGATGTCGGGCAGTGCGACGAGGGCGACGAGCTGTGCGCGCGGCGCCGGAAAAAGTTTCAGGCTCGCCGCGGTGATGATCCCGAGGGTTCCCTCCGACCCGATGAGCCATTGCTTGCAGTCGTAGCCGGAGTTGTCCTTGCGCAGGGGGCGCAGGCCGTTCCAGACGCGGCCGTCGGCGAGCACCGCTTCGATCCCGAGGGTGAGTTCACGCGCATTGCCGTAGCGCAGGACCTCCGTGCCGCCGGCATTGGTCGCCAGGTTTCCGCCGATGGTGCAGCTGCCTTCCGACGCGAGGCGCAGGGGAAACAGCCGGCCCCGGGCCTGCGCCGCTTCCTGCACCGCGCGCAGCGTGCAGCCGGCATCGACGGTGATGCAGTCGTTGACGGGGTCGATGGCGCGGATGCGGTTCATGCGGCGGGTGCTCAGCACGATCGCGCGCGCGCCCGGCGCCGGGGTCGCGCCGCCGACCAGCCCGGTGTTGCCGCCTTGGGGCACGATGGCCACGCCGTGGCGCGCGCAGGCTTGCACGACGCGCGCCGTCTCGTCGGTCGAGGCCGGCTGCGCCACGGCGATGGCCGATCCGGTGTAGCGGCGGCGCCAGTCGGTGCAGAACGGTGCGATGTCCGGTTCGCCGGCAAGGATGGCCTGCGCGCCGGCGGCGGCGCGGAGTGCGTCCAGGAAGGCGGTCTCGTCGTGGCTCACAGGCAGTCCTTCCCCCGCACGCAGCGGATTCCCGCCTCCTGCAGAAGTTGCGCGAAGCGGTCGCTGGCAAGAATCGCATATTCCATCACGCGCGCCGCGGCGATCGGATCGCCTGCCTCCGCGGCACGGGAGGGATGGCACATCAGGACGTTGCCGTCCGCGCCGGCGGCAATCCATCGCGCCAGGTTGCGCCAGTACGGCTCGGCCGCGGGCGCAAAGTCGTAGACGCCGACGAGCCCGGTGCTCATGCGCAGCCCGCCTGCCGCGGCCAGACGGCGCAGCGCGGCGTCGCCGAGGCCGGCGATGAATCGTGCCTTGCGGTCGCGGATCCCCGGAGGCGGCCGGGTGCTGCGCAGCCATGGCGGATCGTTCGGATACCGGCGCTGCAGGGCCGCCAGCAGTTCCTGGCGCACGCCGGAGAACTGGTGGACGTGTTGATGGCCGTCGATGTAGTCGGGCCGCCGGCCGAGTCCGTTCTCGAACGCATCGAGCTGCATTTCGATCGCATCGCGGACGGCGCGGCGCGGCACGGCGCCCACGGCGCTGCGCAAGATCAGTTCGCGCAGGAGCCACGTTTCATGGCGGCATCCCGGGAATGTCTGGGTGAGGTTGAGATGCAGCCCGATGTCGGCGCGCTCCGCCGCGGGCAGCGATGGCGCGGCCGCAGGCCAGCGCGGCCCGTCGACGAGTACGCTGGTCGCGGTGAGGCGGCCGCGCGCAAGCAGATCGGCGATGCCGTCCGTCGCGCCGGCGTCGATGGCGTAGTCGTCGGCACAGAGGATCCAGCGGCGGGATTCGGGAGGGGCGGGCATTCGTCGTTGGGCGTGGGCTCCGGCGCATGTTCGGTCCGCGCGCGATCGGAGCGATATCGGGCGCGGAGGAGCGCGCGGACCGGATGTCCGCCGACGCTCACAGGGACTTCGGCACCCGCATATCGATCGGGCTGTGTCCGAGCGCCCGAGCCACGATGTAGCGCGGCCGCTGCTTCACCTCTTCGTACACCCGTCCCAGATATTCGCCGAGGATGCCGATGAACAGCAGCTGCACGCCGCTGAAGAACATCATGCCGGCAACGATCGTCGCCCAGCCGGCGACGTTGTGGCCGCCGAAGAAGTGTTCGCCCACCACCCATACACCATAGGCAAACGCCAGCAGTGCGAGCACCGAGCCCACCGCGCTCGCGACGCGCAGCGGCAGATTGGAGAAGGCCGTGATGCCGGATGCGGCGAGGGAGAACAGCGTCTTGGCGCCGAAGTGGCTGCGTCCCGCGGTGCGCGGCGGCGCCGAAAACTCGATCGCCTCGGACCGGTATCCGACCCAGGCGTAGAGGCCCTTCATGAAACGCGTGCGTTCCGGCAGCGA
This genomic window from Burkholderiales bacterium GJ-E10 contains:
- a CDS encoding FAD linked oxidase domain-containing protein gives rise to the protein MSHDETAFLDALRAAAGAQAILAGEPDIAPFCTDWRRRYTGSAIAVAQPASTDETARVVQACARHGVAIVPQGGNTGLVGGATPAPGARAIVLSTRRMNRIRAIDPVNDCITVDAGCTLRAVQEAAQARGRLFPLRLASEGSCTIGGNLATNAGGTEVLRYGNARELTLGIEAVLADGRVWNGLRPLRKDNSGYDCKQWLIGSEGTLGIITAASLKLFPAPRAQLVALVALPDIDAALALLAQARAQAGPALTAFEVLSEPAVELVGREGPGRRRPFATPHPWLALLEWTDHESDDHAAAGLEGLCAQAIEAGIARDAVVARTLADCADLWRLRESVPEAQTRAGGNVKHDISLPLEAWAPFLAETATALATLHHGLQAFAFGHLGDGNLHYNVGTVADTPPHVAFALEQEINDIVFGAVERHRGSFAAEHGVGQLRRELASRVKPPLEMELMRAIKQALDPRGLLNPGKVI
- a CDS encoding YdjC family protein; the encoded protein is MPAPPESRRWILCADDYAIDAGATDGIADLLARGRLTATSVLVDGPRWPAAAPSLPAAERADIGLHLNLTQTFPGCRHETWLLRELILRSAVGAVPRRAVRDAIEMQLDAFENGLGRRPDYIDGHQHVHQFSGVRQELLAALQRRYPNDPPWLRSTRPPPGIRDRKARFIAGLGDAALRRLAAAGGLRMSTGLVGVYDFAPAAEPYWRNLARWIAAGADGNVLMCHPSRAAEAGDPIAAARVMEYAILASDRFAQLLQEAGIRCVRGKDCL